A region of Clostridium acetobutylicum ATCC 824 DNA encodes the following proteins:
- a CDS encoding PLP-dependent cysteine synthase family protein: protein MNYIDDIRQIIGNTPIIKINNFGLNSGVNIFAKLELLNPGGSVKDRVGVYMIEDAEKKGKLKKGYTIVEGTAGNTGIGIALAAINKGYNVIFVVPEKFSIEKQTLMKAFGAKIINTPREEGMQGAVKKANELLSTIPNSISLGQFVNQANPLAHYETTGPEIYRDLEGNIDYVVAGAGSGGTYAGVLKFLKEKKPNIKGVLADPEGSTMGGGEEASYDIEGIGNDFIPDTMDMNLVDEVIKVNDAEAFHMVRQLALKEGLIVGSSSGAAMAAAIKLSKKIKSGNIVTIFPDRGDRYFSKNILG, encoded by the coding sequence GTGAACTATATAGACGACATTAGACAAATTATAGGAAACACTCCTATAATAAAAATCAATAACTTTGGATTAAATAGTGGAGTGAATATTTTTGCTAAGCTTGAATTATTGAATCCAGGAGGCAGTGTAAAAGATAGAGTAGGCGTTTATATGATAGAGGATGCAGAAAAGAAGGGAAAACTAAAAAAAGGTTATACCATAGTTGAAGGCACAGCGGGTAATACAGGTATAGGAATAGCACTTGCAGCTATAAACAAAGGGTATAATGTAATCTTTGTTGTACCTGAGAAGTTTTCTATAGAAAAGCAGACGCTTATGAAAGCATTTGGTGCAAAAATTATAAATACGCCTAGAGAGGAAGGAATGCAGGGAGCAGTTAAGAAGGCAAATGAGCTTTTGAGTACCATACCTAATTCTATAAGTCTTGGTCAATTCGTAAACCAAGCAAATCCATTGGCACACTATGAAACTACAGGACCTGAGATTTATAGAGATCTTGAAGGCAACATTGATTATGTAGTTGCAGGTGCTGGTAGTGGAGGAACCTATGCTGGTGTATTAAAGTTTTTAAAAGAGAAAAAACCAAATATAAAGGGTGTACTTGCTGATCCTGAAGGTTCTACCATGGGTGGAGGAGAGGAAGCTAGCTATGATATCGAAGGTATAGGAAATGATTTTATTCCAGATACCATGGATATGAATCTTGTAGATGAAGTTATTAAGGTTAATGATGCTGAGGCTTTTCATATGGTAAGGCAACTTGCCCTTAAAGAAGGACTGATAGTTGGAAGTTCATCTGGTGCAGCTATGGCAGCAGCAATTAAATTAAGTAAAAAGATTAAAAGTGGTAATATAGTTACTATCTTTCCAGATAGAGGTGACAGGTATTTTAGTAAAAATATTTTAGGATAG